Proteins from a genomic interval of Cuculus canorus isolate bCucCan1 chromosome 17, bCucCan1.pri, whole genome shotgun sequence:
- the ARL6IP4 gene encoding ADP-ribosylation factor-like protein 6-interacting protein 4 — protein sequence MMVHSQSQKRSRSRSKSSSQSRQEKKRRKSSKDSHRGSRSPPKKLTSASHKHKSSSAAENKKKRKDKKKKSSTSSPETAYSSTSSSSSSSSSSSSSDDSSDSDSKTKKRQHGKKTQAKQKDKKKKKKKKKKKKIKKKSKKKSKEKVKEEKPKGEVVSGPSLEQWQEAVVDSGPVLTDEQKSRIQAMKPMTKEEWDARQSVIRRVVDPETGRTRLIKGDGEVLEEIVSKERHKEINKQATREDGLAFQVRTGMLQ from the exons ATGATGGTCCACAGCCAGTCTCAGAAACGTTCACGAAGCAGGAGCAAAAGCAGTTCTCAGAGcagacaggagaagaaaaggaggaaaagcagcaaggacTCGCACCGGGGAAGCAGGTCTCCTCCAAAGAAGCTGACTTCTGCTTCTCACAAACACAAGTCAAGCTCAGCAGCAG aaaataagaagaaaagaaaggacaaaaaaaagaagtcaagtACCTCTTCCCCTGAAACAGCATATtcatccaccagctcctcctcatcttcatcttcctccagTTCCTCTTCTGATGACTCCAGTGACAGTGACtccaaaacaaagaagaggcagcatggaaaaaaaacccaagcaaaacagaaagacaagaagaagaagaagaagaagaagaagaagaagaaaataaagaagaaatcaaaaaagAAGTCAAAGGAAAAGGTGAAGGAAGAGAAACCCAAGGGAGAAGTGGTGTCCGGCCCCTCACTGGAGCAGTGGCAGGAGGCAGTGGTGGACTCCGGCCCAG TTTTGACAGACGAACAAAAATCCCGAATCCAGGCTATGAAACCAATGACGAAGGAAGAATGGGATGCGAGGCAGAGCGTCATAAGGAGAGTTGTGGATCCTGAAACGGGGAGAACCAG GCTTATTAAGGGAGACGGAGAAGTACTAGAAGAAATTGTCAGCAAGGAAAGACACAAGGAGATTAACAAG CAAGCCACCCGGGAAGATGGGCTGGCCTTCCAGGTGAGGACGGGGATGCTGCAATGA